In Corylus avellana chromosome ca2, CavTom2PMs-1.0, the following proteins share a genomic window:
- the LOC132169259 gene encoding receptor-like protein EIX2 — translation MHVLGLTSISVAKWLALCPLFISFPFFSSLCLELHPTLIQVIKPISCTKSKSPNLRCLEGESKALLSFKNNLTDPSGRLSSWVGDDCCNWIGVGCDNNTGNVAKLDLRNPFSSFNYYDVDADIFSWYEDMEAYNKSCLGGKISSSLLDLKHLSYLDLSLNNFDCINIPKFLGSLESSTYLNLSFSLCVGVIPPHLWNLSRLQYLDLNSFSIFDFLSPRLEAGSQEWVDGFPSLKYLGMDFVNLEKVSNWFHAVNMLPSLRELHLAGCGLVSLPHSVSSINFILLLVLDLSYNPFNSFIPHWLSNVSELSTIKLKSTLLGGTIPVGLGYLTNLRGLNLAGNNLIGKIPNSFTNLCNLEALYLDWNNINGKIIEFVDGLSQCSNISSEDGNLSSLQELHLTGNQMNGTIPKSIGKLSMLVSLDLAENSWEGVLTEAHFQNLIRLKSLMLSTRFFANWTLVLNVKQDWVPPFMLETIFLINVWIGPTFPTWLKTQNGLKVLVLDNAGISDTIPHGLWKSYPNVTVWSLSGNKLRGQVPNFQFHPSAYYFDLSSNNLEGPLPLFRSNLSEIFLGNNMFSRPIPENIGELLPKLSGLKLSSNSITGEIPLSIGMLKELTSLILRNNSLSGKLPPLWKDLQSLLILDLAENNISGNVPSSMRYLRSLSILSLSQNHLDGEFPSFFRNYRNLQSLDLGRNKFSGKLPTWLGESLPFLLRLRLRSNLFQGDIPQQLCRLSNLQILDLTHNDFSGVISQCLGSLHSNENESYVVDYDYQMLLVSKGIEYGYGQSVIDLVYSIDLSSNNLLGEIPDNITSISELVIMNLSMNHLTGRIPNKIGNLHMLESLDLSMNELYGPIPQSLSSLTFLTHLNLSFNNLSGKIPSGNQLQTLGDSSIYKENFLLCGSPLSTKCLEDETKPVVTPNGGNGVANKHGRGIESFSLYISMVAGFIVGFWGVCGTLIIKTSWRQAYFQSSDNLKDKIVVFVMIKVHFLLRRVKSERCSS, via the coding sequence ATGCATGTCTTAGGCCTCACAAGCATTTCGGTGGCAAAATGGTTAGCTTTATGTCCACTCTTCATCTCAttcccatttttttcttctctctgctTGGAATTGCATCCTACATTAATTCAAGTTATTAAACCCATTTCATGTACCAAGTCCAAGAGCCCAAATTTAAGATGCTTAGAGGGGGAGAGTAAAGCACTTCTTAGCTTTAAAAACAATCTTACAGATCCATCGGGTCGTCTCTCTTCTTGGGTTGGTGATGATTGCTGCAACTGGATAGGTGTTGGCTGTGACAACAACACAGGAAATGTCGCCAAGCTTGACCTCAGAAACCCATTTTCGTCGTTTAATTATTATGATGTTGATGCAGATATATTTTCTTGGTATGAAGATATGGAAGCTTACAACAAGTCGTGCCTTGGGGGCAAGATAAGTTCTTCTTTACTCGATCTAAAGCATTTGAGTTACCTTGACCTAAGCTTGAATAATTTTGATTGCATCAATATTCCAAAGTTTTTGGGTTCCCTTGAAAGTTCGACGtatctcaatctctctttctcattgtGTGTTGGTGTTATTCCTCCCCATCTTTGGAATCTTTCAAGGCTTCAATATTTAGACCTCAATTCATTTTCAATCTTTGACTTTTTATCTCCAAGATTGGAGGCCGGAAGTCAAGAATGGGTTGatggttttccttctcttaagtACCTTGGAATGGATTTTGTAAATCTTGAGAAAGTATCAAATTGGTTTCATGCGGTTAATATGCTTCCTTCCTTAAGAGAGTTACACTTAGCTGGCTGTGGACTTGTTAGTCTTCCTCACTCTGTTTCCTCCATCAATTTTATACTACTTTTAGTCCTCGATCTCTCTTACAACCCTTTCAACTCCTTCATACCTCACTGGTTGTCAAATGTGAGTGAGCTTTCAACAATCAAACTTAAGTCCACTTTGCTTGGAGGTACCATTCCAGTTGGTCTGGGATATCTAACCAACTTGCGTGGCTTGAATTTAGCTGGAAACAATTTAATTGGAAAGATTCCGAACTCATTTACTAACCTTTGCAACTTGGAAGCATTATATCTGGATTGGAACAATATAAATGGCAAGATAATTGAGTTTGTAGATGGCTTGTCTCAATGTTCCAACATTAGCTCTGAAGATGGGAACTTATCGTCATTGCAAGAACTTCACCTCACTGGTAATCAAATGAACGGAACCATTCCAAAAAGCATCGGGAAACTGTCAATGCTTGTTTCATTGGACCTAGCAGAGAATTCTTGGGAAGGTGTCCTAACTGAAgctcattttcaaaatctcatCCGATTAAAATCTCTTATGTTGTCTACGAGATTTTTTGCAAATTGGACATTGGTTTTAAATGTCAAACAGGACTGGGTTCCTCCGTTTATGCtggaaactatttttttaataaacgtGTGGATCGGCCCAACTTTTCCAACTTggctaaaaacacaaaatggaCTCAAGGTTCTTGTGCTTGACAATGCTGGCATTTCTGACACCATTCCGCATGGCCTTTGGAAGTCCTACCCAAATGTCACCGTTTGGAGTCTATCTGGTAACAAACTACGGGGGCAGGtaccaaactttcaatttcacccttcagcatattattttgatttgagttCCAACAACTTAGAAGGTCCACTTCCACTTTTTCGCAGTAATCTAAGCGAAATATTCCTAGGCAATAATATGTTTTCTAGACCTATTCCAGAAAACATAGGTGAGTTATTGCCCAAGTTGTCTGGGTTGAAACTCTCTTCAAATTCGATTACTGGTGAAATTCCGCTTTCTATTGGAATGCTAAAGGAATTAACTAGTCTTATTTTGAGAAACAATTCCCTATCCGGGAAACTCCCCCCTCTTTGGAAGGATTTGCAATCGTTATTAATATTGGACTTAGCAGAGAACAATATATCCGGCAATGTTCCAAGTTCAATGCGATATTTGAGATCACTGAGTATATTGTCATTGAGCCAAAATCATCTTGATGGAGagtttccttctttctttagaAACTATAGAAACTTGCAAAGCCTTGATCTTGGAAGAAACAAATTCTCTGGAAAACTTCCAACATGGTTAGGAGAAAGTCTACCATTTTTATTGAGGTTAAGACTAAGGTCCAACTTATTTCAAGGGGACATACCCCAACAATTATGTCGTCTTTCAAATCTTCAAATCCTAGACCTCACACACAATGATTTTTCAGGAGTAATCTCTCAATGTTTAGGAAGCTTGCATAGTAATGAGAATGAAAGTTATGTTGTAGACTATGATTATCAAATGTTGTTGGTTTCTAAAGGAATCGAATATGGATATGGTCAAAGTGTTATTGATCTTGTATATTCTATAGACCTTTCGAGTAACAATTTATTAGGAGAAATACCTGATAATATAACAAGCATCTCAGAATTGGTCATCATGAATTTATCAATGAATCATCTCACTGGAAGAATTCCTAATAAAATTGGGAATTTACACATGTTAGAATCACTTGATCTCTCGATGAATGAGCTTTATGGTCCTATCCCTCAAAGCTTGTCTTCTTTGACTTTCTTAACTCACTTGAATCTGTCATTCAACAACTTGTCTGGGAAAATTCCAAGTGGGAATCAACTTCAAACACTTGGTGACTCCTCTATCTACAAAGAAAACTTTTTACTCTGTGGGTCTCCTCTTTCAACCAAGTGTTTAGAGGATGAAACTAAACCTGTGGTAACACCAAATGGTGGTAATGGAGTAGCCAACAAACATGGAAGGGGAATCGAGTCATTCTCGCTTTACATTAGCATGGTAGCTGGGTTTATTGTTGGATTTTGGGGAGTTTGTGGCACActaattatcaaaacatcatgGCGACAAGCATACTTTCAAAGTTCTGATAATTTGAAGGACAAGATTGTTGTGTTTGTTATGATTAAAGTTCACTTCTTGCTAAGGAGGGTCAAGTCGGAGAGATGTTCAAGCTAG
- the LOC132169261 gene encoding uncharacterized protein LOC132169261: protein MKESQLPSSSVKKNEDEIWKRCWGMMVPPAVKMHIWRACHNLLPTKDNLFRRGVCADQICPLCLRDTETVIHITWECPSANDVWGGSIVKLQKCSTNGGSFRQLFSDVLRRCEKREVELFSVTARKIWMRRNRVVHGGLFQHPNQVLKEAEVGLEDFRRLNVPTSHQEDHAAEADIARWQPPPPNTVKINWDAAVDPYNKSIGLGVIARDERGKFLVAYSKHQWIDVEPVIAEALAALHAIILCQEENFQNVVFEGDSLQVVQAINSDSQCNSKYGHLIEDIKKGTRSLASSIFTHVKRSANEAANALAAMARTHVTDIVRWDFTPHSIGGIVSREELSSPS from the coding sequence ATGAAGGAGAGCCAATTACCGAGCAGCTCAGTGAAGAAAAATGAGGATGAGATATGGAAGAGGTGTTGGGGTATGATGGTTCCTCCAGCAGTCAAGATGCATATCTGGAGAGCTTGCCACAATCTCCTTCCTACGAAGGACAATCTATTTCGCAGAGGAGTGTGTGCTGACCAGATTTGCCCGTTATGTTTGCGGGATACTGAAACAGTGATACATATCACCTGGGAATGCCCTTCTGCGAATGATGTGTGGGGCGGTAGTATTGTTAAGTTGCAAAAATGCAGCACAAACGGAGGGTCTTTCAGGCAACTTTTCTCGGACGTCCTCAGACGGTGTGAGAAGAGGGAGGTTGAATTGTTTTCTGTTACTGCGAGAAAGATTTGGATGCGCAGAAACAGAGTAGTGCACGGGGGTTTATTCCAACACCCTAACCAAGTATTGAAAGAAGCGGAGGTTGGGCTTGAGGATTTCCGGAGACTTAATGTTCCCACCAGTCATCAGGAAGACCACGCAGCTGAGGCAGACATAGCGAGATGGCAGCCACCGCCTCCCAACACAGTTAAAATTAACTGGGATGCCGCGGTGGATCCTTATAACAAGAGCATAGGTTTGGGTGTTATTGCAAGGGACGAGAGGGGAAAATTCCTAGTAGCTTACAGCAAACACCAGTGGATTGACGTAGAACCAGTGATAGCGGAAGCACTTGCTGCTCTTCATGCAATTATTCTATGTCAGGAGGAGAATTTCCAGAATGTGGTTTTTGAAGGCGACTCACTGCAGGTAGTGCAAGCAATTAATTCGGATTCTCAGTGTAATAGCAAGTATGGGCATTTGATAGAAGACATTAAGAAAGGCACTAGGAGTTTAGCTTCTTCAATCTTCACCCACGTCAAAAGATCGGCCAACGAGGCTGCGAATGCTCTAGCTGCTATGGCTAGGACCCATGTCACGGATATTGTTAGATGGGATTTTACCCCACACAGTATTGGTGGTATTGTAAGCAGGGAGGAGCTTAGTTCCCCCTCTTGA
- the LOC132169258 gene encoding receptor-like protein EIX2, translating into MVSHIFMSTLHHPILIFFISLLGTSSYLQLIKPISCTKGPIFKCSEVERAALLSFKYNLTDPSGRLSSWVGEDCCNWLGVGCNNNTGNVVKLDLRNPSYFDDFDQYNKSCLMGKISSSLLDLKHLRYFDLSLNNFTGANIPKFLGSLENLRYFNLSFSMFSGAIPPHLGNLSRLQYLDLNSNSYPALTQSESLEWLVGFPSLKYLGMDYVNLEKVPDWLHAINVLPSLRELHLASCGLVSLPSSIFSINFTLLSVLDLFSNNFSSSFIPHWLSNVSELSTINLEYTFLGGTIPVGLEHLTNLRSLNLAANNLIGEITEFVDALSQGFNGSLEDGNLPPMQELDLTDNQLNGTIPKSIGKLSRLVSLSLGWNSWEGVLTEAHFLNLTRLKSLWLNLKFSANWTLVLNVKHNWVPPFKLTEISLANVRIGPNFPAWLKTQNELEILLLNNVGISDTIPHGFWKSHPNVTNCILSHNKLHGQVPNFQLHPSLVDFDLSYNNLEGPLPLFHSNLSNIYLDNNMFSGPIPENIGELLPKLFWLDLSSNSITGRIPHSIRMLKELSFLILRNNSLSGKLPHLWKDLQSLLILDLAENNISGNVPSSMQYLRSLEVLSLSQNHLDGEFPSLFRNYSNLQSLDLGRNKFFGKLPTWLGESLPLLLRLRLRSNFFQGDIPQQLCLLSNLQILDLAHNDFSGVIPQCLGSLRSNENKGYWGGYDYQMFLVSKGIEYEYGQTFVYHVYSIDLSSNNLSGEIPDNITSISELVIMNLSMNHLTGRISKKIGNLHTLETLDLSMNELYGPIPESLSNLTFLSR; encoded by the coding sequence ATGGTTAGCCATATATTTATGTCCACTCTTCATCATCCcatcctcattttttttatctctctgCTTGGAACTTCATCCTACCTACAACTTATTAAACCCATTTCATGTACCAAAGGCCCTATTTTCAAATGCTCAGAGGTGGAGAGGGCAGCACTTCTTAGCTTTAAATACAATCTCACAGATCCATCGGGTCGTCTCTCTTCTTGGGTTGGTGAGGATTGCTGCAACTGGCTAGGCGTTGGATGTAATAACAACACAGGAAATGTCGTCAAGCTTGACCTTAGGAACCCATCgtattttgatgattttgatcaATATAACAAGTCGTGTCTGATGGGTAAGATAAGTTCTTCTTTACTCGATCTCAAGCATTTGCGTTACTTTGATCTCAGCTTGAATAATTTTACTGGAGCCAATATTCCAAAGTTTTTGGGTTCTCTTGAGAATTTGAGGTAtttcaatctctctttctcaatgtTTTCTGGAGCTATTCCTCCCCATCTTGGGAACCTTTCGAGGCTCCAATATCTGGACCTCAATTCAAACTCATATCCAGCATTGACTCAGTCTGAAAGTCTAGAATGGCTTGttggttttccttctcttaagtACCTTGGAATGGATTATGTAAATCTTGAAAAAGTACCAGATTGGCTTCATGCGATTAATGTGCTTCCTTCCTTACGGGAGTTACACCTAGCTAGCTGTGGACTTGTTAGTCTTCCTTCCTCTATTTTCTCCATCAATTTTACATTACTTTCAGTCCTCGATCTCTTTTCCAACAATTTTAGCTCCTCCTTCATACCTCACTGGTTGTCAAATGTGAGTGAGCTTTCAACAATCAACCTTGAGTACACTTTCCTTGGAGGTACTATTCCAGTTGGTCTGGAACATCTAACCAACTTGCGTAGCTTGAATTTAGCTGCCAACAATTTAATTGGGGAGATAACTGAGTTTGTGGATGCCTTGTCTCAAGGTTTCAATGGCAGCCTTGAAGATGGGAACTTACCGCCAATGCAAGAACTTGACCTCACAGATAATCAATTGAACGGAACAATTCCAAAAAGCATCGGGAAACTGTCAAGGCTTGTTTCATTGTCCCTAGGCTGGAATTCTTGGGAAGGTGTCCTAACTGAAGCTCATTTTCTAAATCTCACCCGATTAAAATCTCTCtggttgaatttgaaattttctgCAAATTGGACGTTGGTTTTAAATGTCAAACACAATTGGGTTCCTCCTTTTAAGCTGACAGAGATTTCATTAGCAAACGTACGGATCGGCCCAAACTTTCCAGCGTGgctaaaaactcaaaatgaactcGAAATACTTTTGCTCAATAATGTTGGCATTTCTGACACCATTCCGCATGGCTTTTGGAAGTCCCACCCAAATGTCACCAATTGTATTTTATCTCATAACAAACTACATGGGCAGGtaccaaactttcaattgcaccCTTCATTAgttgattttgatttgagttACAACAACTTAGAGGGCCCACTTCCACTTTTTCATAGTAATCTAAGTAACATATATCTCGATAATAATATGTTTTCTGGACCTATTCCAGAAAACATAGGTGAGTTATTGCCCAAGTTGTTTTGGTTGGACCtctcttcaaattcaattactGGCAGAATTCCCCATTCTATTAGAATGCTAAAGGAATtaagttttcttattttgcgAAACAATTCCTTATCCGGGAAACTCCCCCATCTTTGGAAGGATTTACAATCGTTATTAATATTGGACTTAGCAGAGAACAATATATCTGGCAATGTTCCAAGTTCAATGCAATATTTGAGATCACTGGAGGTATTATCATTGAGCCAAAATCATCTTGATGGAGAGTTTCCTTCTTTATTTAGAAACTATAGTAACTTGCAAAGCCTTGATCTTGGAAGAAACAAATTCTTTGGAAAACTTCCAACATGGTTGGGAGAAAGTCTACCACTTTTATTGAGGTTAAGACTAAGGTCCAACTTTTTTCAGGGGGACATACCTCAACAATTATGTCTTCTTTCAAATCTTCAAATCCTAGACCTTGCACACAATGATTTTTCAGGAGTAATCCCTCAATGTTTAGGAAGCTTGCGTAGTAATGAGAATAAAGGTTATTGGGGAGGCTATGATTACCAAATGTTTTTGGTTTCTAAAGGAATAGAATATGAATATGGTCAAACTTTTGTTTATCATGTATATTCTATAGACCTTTCGAGTAACAATTTGTCAGGAGAAATACCAGATAATATAACAAGCATCTCAGAACTGGTCATCATGAATTTATCAATGAATCATCTCACTGGAAGAATTTCTAAAAAGATTGGGAATTTACACACGTTAGAAACACTTGATCTCTCTATGAATGAGCTTTATGGTCCAATCCCTGAGAGCTTGTCTAATTTGACCTTCTTAAGTCGTTGA
- the LOC132169260 gene encoding ankyrin repeat-containing protein P16F5.05c-like — translation MRRPQRAYSSGQDNDQVLDEPVPDDHVVTVDEHHDASAKRLHYLDTSVRLYQAALKGDWQVAKILIEKYPDLVRRPITEQKDTALHIAVAAKHATFAKELVKCMTSEDIELRNENGNTALCFAAYAGGSELVSIVQEMVQENKKLPLVRGSCGNTPLYIAALNGSKEMVSYLYPLTPFEDLAPIDRIDILVATISTDMYGYS, via the exons ATGAGAAGACCTCAAAGGGCTTATAGTAGTGGACAAGATAACGATCAAGTATTAGATGAGCCAGTGCCAGATGATCATGTTGTAACAGTAGATGAACATCATGATGCCA GTGCAAAAAGATTACACTACCTCGACACTTCTGTTCGCCTCTATCAAGCTGCCCTAAAAGGTGATTGGCAAGTTGCTAAGATTCTAATTGAGAAATATCCAGATCTCGTTCGTCGTCCCATAACAGAACAGAAAGACACAGCTCTTCACATCGCAGTTGCAGCAAAACACGCCACTTTTGCAAAAGAACTGGTCAAATGTATGACTTCGGAGGACATAGAATTACGAAATGAAAATGGAAACACAGCCCTTTGCTTTGCTGCTTATGCTGGTGGATCAGAACTCGTGTCAATTGTCCAGGAGATGGTGCAAGAGAACAAGAAGCTGCCACTAGTCCGTGGTAGCTGTGGAAATACACCACTTTACATTGCAGCTTTGAATGGAAGTAAAGAGATGGTGTCCTATCTATACCCTCTGACTCCTTTTGAAGATTTGGCTCCTATTGACCGCATTGATATCCTTGTTGCCACTATTTCTACTGATATGTATG GCTACTCATAG